A portion of the Plasmodium relictum strain SGS1 genome assembly, chromosome: 11 genome contains these proteins:
- the GPI1 gene encoding phosphatidylinositol N-acetylglucosaminyltransferase subunit GPI1, putative, translating into MINMEKWESQNKCLNIFFPLNVEISNKQLYYLYGISNENTFVVIHVSYKYIDKFKIKKNDKNKDDWKYFRIIGEINLVKNLEELQNSKITKCVDNSINNYLLLSYYKNKPIFIKKLRNEENKNALFMLYNTNKYIYNLSLDHVNNLVSEAFSRGEIFIKENKNLEAQRKNKKNLNLYKEEKKNCEEYIYDKINEINRLNVDNEIINENYDNDNIKKNKEVNEKDNKKKKCKNIQDKKISNYCKDFNKEEKCSDKLDSGCNLECNLKSEEELISFNFVEDKIMKSLDLKQIISFINKKCIYANSIENYNSANNSNRRDFFLKKEKKYIISFVFYILIFFIYFISLINRSLYYIIYKPNFFNKFISPKRKINTFHLLKEKLLFHSEWYYIIDNLIRNKKNPSEYHKYKQILLIRFFNLITDMLLGVTIYFLLTFNIINFYFFCDKLKIFYDSRTLTSILGTLLQNPLGLKLNNNFTSFIGSVIVSILDKWDYLRITISIKKRYIVEFFRYSSLLGLSFFLSLLIDYLRFITAHVSLIFFFLKKMCTSFNSNIYSLYLLFNGKKWNILKLRVDTNYYTNEEVIFGTILFTMLIFLYPTTFVLVVVFGIIYFIINRIIYSLFLLKEIILYSPFYIFFVTSNFNKYISTGIKFTKFENLEYEELKNFPKSYYLLLENNKFLFCDKIKLLINIFFNSDKYK; encoded by the exons ATGATTAATATGGAAAAATGGGAATCACAAAATAAatgtttaaatattttttttcctttaaatGTAGAAATATCAAATAaacaattatattatttatatggtATTTCAAATGAAAATACATTTGTTGTTATCCATGTTTCCtataaatat atagacaaatttaaaataaaaaagaacgATAAAAACAAAGATGATTGGAAATATTTTAGAATCATTGGAGAAATAAATTTAGTAAAAAACTTGGAAGAGTTGCAAAATAGCAAAATTACAAAATGCGTTGATAatagtataaataattatttactccttagttattataaaaataagccaatatttataaaaaaactgagaaatgaagaaaataaaaatgcttTATTTATGCtatataatacaaataaatatatatacaatctTTCTCTTGATCATGTAAATAACTTGGTTTCGGAAGCATTTAGTAGAggagaaatatttataaaagaaaacaaaaatttagaaGCACAAAggaagaataaaaaaaaccttaatttatataaggaagaaaaaaaaaattgtgaaGAATACatatatgataaaattaatgagATAAATAGACTTAATGTagataatgaaattattaatgaaaattatgataatgataatattaaaaaaaataaagaagtgaatgaaaaagataataaaaagaaaaaatgtaaaaatatacaagATAAAAAGATATCAAATTATTGCAAGGACTTTAATAAGGAAGAAAAATGTTCTGATAAGTTAGATTCAGGTTGCAATTTGgaatgtaatttaaaaagcgaagaagaattaattagttttaattttgttGAAGATAAGATAATGAAATCATTAGATTTAAAACAgataatttcatttattaataaaaagtgCATATATGCAAATAGcatagaaaattataatagtgctaataattcaaatagaagagatttttttttgaaaaaagaaaaaaaatacataatttcttttgtattttatatattaatattttttatatatttcatttctttGATAAATAGATCTttgtattatataatttataaacctaatttttttaataaattcatttctccaaaaagaaaaataaatacttttCATTTGTTAAAAGAAAAGTTATTATTTCACTCGGAGTGGTATTATATAATTGATAATTtaattagaaataaaaaaaatccttcagaatatcataaatataaacaaatattattaattcgATTCTTTAATCTAATAACAGATATGCTTCTGGGAGtaactatatattttttgttgacatttaatataattaatttttattttttttgtgataaattaaaaattttttatgattcTAGAACTTTAAC gtCTATATTAGGTACATTATTACAAAACCCTTTAggtttaaaattaaataataattttacttCTTTTATTGGTAGTGTTATAGTTTCTATTTTAGATAAATG gGATTATTTAAGAATTAcaatttcaataaaaaagcGTTATATTGTAGAATTTTTTAGATATTCCTCTTTATTAGGCctatctttttttctttcactTCTTATTGATTACTTAAGATTTATAACTGCTCAT GTTagtcttatttttttttttttaaaaaagatgtgtacatcttttaatagtaatatatattctttgtACTTACTATTCaa TGGCAAAAAAtggaatatattaaaattaagagTAGACACGAATTATTATACAAATGAAGAAGTCATTTTTg GAACCATATTATTTACtatgttaatatttttataccCAACTACTTTTGTACTGGTTGTAGTTTTTggaataatttattttataatcaata ggATAATATACTCtttgtttcttttaaaagaaataatactATATTctcctttttatattttttttgtaacatctaattttaataaatatattagtaCGGGAATAAAATTTAccaaat tTGAAAATCTG gaatatgaagaattaaaaaattttcccAAATCATATTACTTacttttagaaaataataaatttttattttgtgataaaataaagttacttataaatattttttttaattctgataaatataaataa
- a CDS encoding trafficking protein particle complex subunit 6A, putative produces MYEGKISKTSLLLLINEIIKTNIELLKNNEIELSSFSSNNEDDINEKRLTYEEEEKEKKKKKSIYEKICEGNDKMNNSKYLENDEKNYLNIISTKLKDMGKNIGMKLVERMLIHKNEFNDVKDILKFIGRDIWYILFNKNADKLQTYKKGVYIVIDNDIGIYLKHLLIDNGTNQKNNFIHYFLILIIGIIKGILKRFKIKGYVTYDLNYPHCSFQINIIDD; encoded by the exons atgtaTGAAggaaaaatatcaaaaacaAGCTTATTACTtttaattaatgaaataattaagACAAATATAGAACTACTGAAAAATAATGAGATTGAATTAAGTAGTTTTAGTAGCAATAACGAAgatgatataaatgaaaaaagactaacatatgaagaagaagaaaaagaaaaaaaaaaaaaaaaaagtatatatgaAAAGATATGTGAAGGAAAtgataaaatgaataatagTAAATATTTAGagaatgatgaaaaaaattatctaaatATAATATCTACTAAACTAAAAGATATGGGAAAGAATATAGGTATGAAGCTAGTAGAGAGGATGctaattcataaaaatgaatttaatgATGTTAAAgatattttgaaatttatTGGAAGGGATATTTGgtatattttattcaatAAAAATGCTGATAAATTGCAAACTTATAAAAAAGGTGTTTATATTGTTATTGATAACGATATAGGgatatatttaaaacatttattaattgataATGGAACAAAtcagaaaaataatttcattcATTACttcttaattttaattattggAATTATAAAAGGAATACttaaaagatttaaaataaaaggatATGTAACATATGATTTAAATTATCCTCATT gttcttttcaaataaatatcATTGATGATTAA
- the ROM10 gene encoding rhomboid protease ROM10, putative has protein sequence MSFQTNTSNNLNYELPYDSNLLIQKYTISFNNTFKKDIKFIQILFPLFDVSCITFYFSLFLILIFLCLDVYFFNVQRPLYINEDTLRNIGINKFYISNNYHYYKIISAALFHSNIWNLIINTYYLMNIGIIIEKNYGKLKYMLLMLFCAICGNLLTCATAKCNDIQMGISPILSGFVGIFLQEIIIHYNKIKDKLSVIGNFIFAFLSLYLMITIFPYNGNIFGNIGGLFTGISYPFIFKNDSFNNPDKKLKIAFMILIILLVSATISSIIIFKC, from the exons atgagtTTTCAAACTAATACaagtaataatttaaattacgAATTACCATATGattctaatttattaatccaaaaatatacaataaGCTTTAATAACACATTTAAGAaagatattaaatttattcaaattttatttcctttatttGATGTATCTTGTATTACCTTTTATttctcattatttttaattttaatttttttatgtctggatgtttattttttcaatgtACAGAGACCATTGTATATCAATGA AGATACATTAAGAAATATaggaattaataaattttatatttcaaataattatcattattataaaataatcaGTGCTGCACTTTTTCATTCAAATATATGGAATTTAATA aTTAATACTTACTATTTAATGAATATAGGAataattatagaaaaaaa TTATggtaaattaaaatatatgttattAATGTTATTTTGTGCTATCTGTGGTAATTTATTAACTTGTGCAACTGCAAAATGCAACGAT aTTCAAATGGGAATTAGCCCAATTTTATCAGGTTTTGTTGGTATATTTTTACAAGAAATTATAAtacattataataaaataaaagacaAATTAAGTGTTATAGGAAATTTTat ATTTGCATTTTTATCATTGTATTTAATGATAACAATATTTCCTTATAATG gaAATATATTTGGAAATATTGGGGGATTATTTACTGGTATAAGTTAtccttttatatttaaaaatgattcttttaataa cCCAgataaaaagttaaaaatagCATTTATGatcttaattattttattagtaAGTGCTACAATAAGTAGtatcatcatttttaaatgttaa
- the MDH gene encoding malate dehydrogenase, putative produces the protein MTKISLIGSGQIGALVGELCLIENLGDIVLYDVVQGIPQGKCLDLKHFSTILGVNRNILGSNNIEDIKDSDVIVITAGMQRKEGMTREDLIGINGKIMKNVAESVKLYSPNAFVICVSNPLDIMVNVFSKYSNIPHEKVCGMAGILDTSRFRTLLAEKLNVSPENVNAVILGGHGDLMVPVERYCSVSGIPLSDFVNKNIISQKEINEIVEKTRDGGAEIIKLAKASACFAPAAAITKMIKSFLFNQNQLFTCAVYLNGIYNCNDLYVGSTATINSKGAFPVEFPLTKQEQELYDKSIAHVKENTQKAFDMIK, from the coding sequence atgaCTAAGATATCATTGATAGGAAGTGGCCAAATAGGAGCATTGGTAGGAGAATTGTgtttaatagaaaatttaGGGGATATAGTTTTATATGACGTAGTTCAAGGAATACCTCAAGGAAAATGTTTAgatttaaaacattttagTACAATATTAGGAGTAAATAGAAACATATTAGGATCAAATAACATTGAAGATATAAAAGACTCAGATGTAATTGTAATAACAGCAGGAATGCAAAGAAAAGAAGGAATGACTAGAGAAGATTTAATAGGGATAAATggaaaaataatgaaaaatgtaGCGGAATCTGTCAAATTATATAGTCCAAATGCCTTTGTAATATGTGTTAGTAACCCATTAGATATAATGGTAAATGTATTTAGTAAATATAGCAATATACCCCATGAGAAAGTATGCGGAATGGCTGGAATATTAGATACATCTAGATTTAGAACATTATTAgctgaaaaattaaatgtatCACCTGAAAATGTGAATGCTGTAATTTTAGGAGGGCATGGTGACCTAATGGTTCCTGTAGAAAGATATTGTTCTGTTTCAGGTATCCCATTGTCtgattttgtaaataaaaatattataagccaaaaagaaataaatgaaattgtTGAAAAAACTAGAGATGGCGGTGctgaaattattaaattagcTAAAGCTTCAGCATGCTTTGCTCCAGCTGCTGCAATtacaaaaatgataaaatcttttttatttaatcaaAATCAGTTATTCACATGTGCTGTCTATTTAAATGGAATTTACAATTGTAATGATTTGTATGTTGGATCAACTGCTACAATTAATAGTAAAGGCGCTTTCCCAGTAGAATTTCCTTTAACTAAACAAGAGCAAGAATTATATGATAAATCTATTGCGCACGTTAAGGAAAACACCCAAAAGGCATTTGATATGATTAAGTAA